A single Anatilimnocola floriformis DNA region contains:
- a CDS encoding alpha/beta hydrolase, which produces MNNFGLSEQRIFNSQFDRRVWLAETPADTALIFLDAELYLQRVHAIEVLQQLLSDQKIPPVSAAFVSNHSAASRHADYVCSDAYATFIAKDVVGWLKQQQPALREFLIIGLSLSGLAAAHIASRYQGTFRAAICQSPSFWWEQGRFAAELPVAKTSQQYWICVGSRETDSGVSHPPSGLRQDWTQIAGCDFVCAAMREKGYDLEYRTYDGGHDPVCWREDLQQALPWLWKGNACP; this is translated from the coding sequence ATGAACAACTTCGGCTTGAGCGAACAGCGGATCTTCAATTCACAATTCGACCGCCGAGTCTGGCTGGCGGAGACACCCGCAGATACGGCGTTGATCTTTCTCGATGCCGAACTCTATCTGCAGCGCGTGCACGCTATCGAAGTGCTGCAGCAACTGCTTAGCGATCAAAAAATTCCGCCAGTCTCAGCAGCGTTTGTCTCGAATCACAGCGCTGCCTCCCGGCATGCGGATTATGTTTGCAGCGACGCTTATGCAACCTTCATTGCCAAAGATGTGGTCGGTTGGCTGAAGCAGCAACAACCGGCGCTGCGCGAGTTCCTCATCATCGGCTTGAGCCTCAGCGGTCTCGCCGCGGCGCATATTGCTTCGCGGTACCAAGGCACTTTTCGGGCGGCGATTTGCCAGTCGCCGTCGTTCTGGTGGGAGCAGGGCCGTTTTGCTGCAGAGTTACCTGTCGCTAAGACCTCGCAACAATACTGGATTTGCGTCGGCAGTCGCGAAACGGACAGCGGCGTATCGCATCCACCCTCGGGACTTCGGCAGGATTGGACACAGATTGCCGGTTGCGATTTTGTGTGCGCGGCGATGCGTGAGAAGGGCTACGATTTGGAATACCGCACGTATGATGGCGGTCATGATCCCGTCTGCTGGCGGGAGGATTTGCAGCAGGCGCTGCCCTGGTTATGGAAAGGCAACGCGTGTCCCTAA
- a CDS encoding macro domain-containing protein, with protein MKTVTGDLLALAMAGKFDAIVHGCNCQCTMGKGIALAIKTQFPEAYQADLKTAKGDKDKLGTISTALIERPGAKFTVVNAYTQLNWRGRGVLADYDAIRAAFRQIKATFARQRIGYPKIGAGLAGGDWDVIVAIIDEELAGEDHTVVEFKPA; from the coding sequence ATGAAGACCGTAACTGGCGACTTGCTCGCGCTGGCGATGGCAGGAAAGTTCGATGCCATCGTGCATGGCTGTAATTGTCAGTGCACGATGGGCAAGGGAATCGCGCTCGCCATCAAGACGCAGTTCCCAGAGGCGTATCAAGCCGATCTGAAAACCGCCAAAGGTGACAAGGACAAGTTGGGCACGATTTCGACGGCATTGATCGAGCGGCCCGGAGCAAAATTCACCGTCGTAAATGCCTACACCCAGCTGAATTGGCGAGGCCGCGGTGTGTTGGCCGATTACGACGCGATTCGCGCAGCATTCCGGCAGATCAAGGCAACATTTGCCAGGCAACGAATCGGCTATCCGAAAATTGGCGCCGGCCTGGCGGGTGGTGACTGGGATGTAATTGTCGCAATCATTGATGAGGAACTCGCGGGCGAAGATCACACCGTGGTGGAGTTCAAGCCGGCCTGA